Within the Tessaracoccus flavescens genome, the region GAAAGGTCGACCCGGCCAACGACATCGACACGATCACCACCGAGCTGATCCTCGCCGACCTCGCCACGGTCGAGAAGGCGCTGCCGCGCATCGAGAAGGAAGCCCGGATCAAGAAGGAGTCGCAGCCGAAGGCTGCGGCCTTCCAGGCCGCGAAGGACGCGCTCGAGGCGGGCAAGGGTGTCCGTGCAGCGGGCCTCGACCTCGACGAGCTGTACGAGCTCCACCTGCTCACCGCCAAGCCATACCTTTATGTCTTCAACTGCGACCAGGACGAGCTCGGCGACGAGGGCCTCAAGCAGAAGATGCGCGACCTCGTCTCCCCCAACGAGGCGATCTTCCTTGACGCGAAGTTCGAGTCCGAGGTCGTCGAGATGGACGAGGACGAGGCCCGCGAGTTCCTCGCCGAGATGGGTGTCGAGGAGCCTGGCCTGGACGTGCTCGCCCGCGTTGGCTACGACACCCTCGGCCTGCAGTCCTACCTCACCGCAGGCCCCAAGGAGTCGCGCGGCTGGACGATCAAGAAGGGTGCGACGGCACCCGAGGCCGCCGGCGTGATCCACACCGACTTCCAGAAGGGCTTCATCAAGGCCGAGGTCGTCAGTTTCGACGACCTCGTCGCAGCAGGCTCGATGGCCGCCGCGAAGGCCGCAGGCAAGGTCCGCCTCGAGGGCAAGGACTACATCATGGCCGACGGCGACGTCGTGGAGTTCCGCTTTAACGTCTAGCGTCAATGACGCACCCCGTTATACACTGGTCGAGTGATCAGATCGTTCGGCAGCAAGGACACCGAGCGCATCTGGCATGAGCAGTACGTCAAGCGCGTTGACCGGACGGTGCAGAGGGCGACCTTGCGGAAGCTCGAGCTAATTCATGCGGCGAAGGATGTCGAGGAACTCCGGGTTCCGCCTGGAAACCGCCTGGAGCGTCTGGTCGGCGACCGACGCGGCAGCACAGCATCCGCGTGAACGCGCAATGGCGTCACTGCTTCGTCTGGAGAGATGGAGGTGCAGAAGATGTCGAACTCGTCGACTACCACTGAGGCCGATCTGATCGAGCCGATCCACCCGGGGGAGGTCCTGATGGAGGACTTCATCCAGGGGCTCGGGATCACGCAGAACAAGTTGGCAGTGTCGATCGGGGTGCCGCCGCGGCGGATCAACGAGATCGTGCACGGCAAGCGCGGGATCACTGCGGACACGGCGATCCGACTGGCGCGCTACTTCGGTACGTCCGAGGAGTTCTGGATGAATCTGCAGTCGAACTACGAGCTGCGGCTTGAGCGGCGCGCACTGCGCGACCAGGTCGCGGCGATCACGCCGCTGAAGGTTGCATGACCATGCGGGTTCGTCGCGCGATGGCGGCAGACGTTGCGGCGCTTGTGGATTTGCGAGCCGAGATGTTCGCTGCGATGGGCGTTGATGCATCCGGAGGATCCTGGCGCGCTGCGGTTCATGACTGGTTCGAGGCGCGACTGGACCACCCTGATTTCGGGATCTTCGTGGTCGAGGGTGATGGCGTGGTCGTGGCTTCGGCCGTCGGTGCGATT harbors:
- a CDS encoding type II toxin-antitoxin system RelE/ParE family toxin, whose product is MIRSFGSKDTERIWHEQYVKRVDRTVQRATLRKLELIHAAKDVEELRVPPGNRLERLVGDRRGSTASA
- a CDS encoding HigA family addiction module antitoxin, whose amino-acid sequence is MEVQKMSNSSTTTEADLIEPIHPGEVLMEDFIQGLGITQNKLAVSIGVPPRRINEIVHGKRGITADTAIRLARYFGTSEEFWMNLQSNYELRLERRALRDQVAAITPLKVA
- the ychF gene encoding redox-regulated ATPase YchF, translating into MALTIGIVGLPNAGKSTLFNALTRNDVLAANYPFATIEPNVGVVGVPDARLPELAKVFNSERIVPATVSFVDIAGIVKGASQGEGMGNAFLANIREADAICQVTRVFTDDDVTHVDGKVDPANDIDTITTELILADLATVEKALPRIEKEARIKKESQPKAAAFQAAKDALEAGKGVRAAGLDLDELYELHLLTAKPYLYVFNCDQDELGDEGLKQKMRDLVSPNEAIFLDAKFESEVVEMDEDEAREFLAEMGVEEPGLDVLARVGYDTLGLQSYLTAGPKESRGWTIKKGATAPEAAGVIHTDFQKGFIKAEVVSFDDLVAAGSMAAAKAAGKVRLEGKDYIMADGDVVEFRFNV